The Mesorhizobium sp. AR10 genome includes the window AGGCTTTTGCGGCCGCGGCCAGCTCGCTCAACCGCTTCACTGCCGTCGGCGGCATAGCCGGCGGGTTCGGCGCCTGTGACGCTTCGATGAGGAGCTGGTCGCAGGCGGCTTCCGTATCGCCGATCAGCCGCTCCATGAATTCTTCCTTGTCCAATCCAGGGGGGATCGGCGGCAGGAAGCGCGCCTTGATCGTGCCGGGAAAGCGCAGGAACTTCCGGCGCGGCCAATAGAGGCCGGCGACATGGGCGACCGGCACCACAGGAACGCCAAGCTGTGTATAGAGCTCGACGATGCCGTATTTGTAGGCTGGCTCGTCGCCCGGCGGACGCCTTGTGCCTTCCGGGTAGATGATGAGCTGGCGCGGATTGCGTGCCATCTCCTGCCTGGTTGCCGCGACCACAGCCTTCAGCGCCTTGGAACGGCTGCCTCGATGGACCGGGATCATCCGCATTTTCAGGATGTACCAGCCGAAGAACGGGATCCAGGTCAGCTCGCGCTTCAGGATGTAGAGCGGATCGTTGAGGAAAGGGAAGAAGGCGATCGCGTCCCAGAAGGACTGATGCTTCGGCGCCAGGATGAAGGAACCCTCGGGCAGGTTTTCCTGGCCGGTGATCTCGCTTCTGGTCCCGGCGATCTTCTCATAGAGCCAAAGGCTGGTGCGCGACCAGAATTTCGGCACGAACCAGGCACGGTGACGCGGCGACAGGAAGTAGTAGGGCGTCCAGACAACCATCTGGACGATCAGATTGACATAGAAGACGAGGTTGAACGCCAGCGAGCGGATAAGGAGCATGCGGGAGGGCCCGGTGAGGAGGTGTGCGTTGGTTACACCAAGCGCGGGGAAAAAGGAAACGGCGCAGTGGCCGGAGATCGCTCCGGGCCTGCGATGAACCGCTATTGCGTTCATCAGCTCCGCCATGTCGCCTGCGCCAGCCGCTCCTTCACGCGCGGGGCGGCGAAATCGAGGAACGCACGCAGCTTCACCGGCAGCAGGCCCTGGCCGGCATGCACAAGGCTGACGGGCCACGGCGCAGGCTCGAACGCTTCCAGCACGGGATAGAGCGCGCCCGACCGGACCGCAGCTGATATCTGGTAGGAAAGCACCCGCGTCATGCCAACGCCGGCAATCGCGGCATCGATCGCAGCTTCGGCGGTGTTGACGCGAAGCCGCGAGCGGATCGGAACAGTGAGTTCGGCCTTGTCCGTGCCAAAGGTCCATGTGGCGAGCGCGGCAGGCCCCTCGAAGCTGATGCAGCTGTGCGCTGCAAGGTCTTTTGGGGTCTTCGGCGTGCCGTGTTCGGTCAGATAGGCCGGGCTCGCGCAAACGACGCGACGGATCGAGCCGACGCGGGTTGCGACCATGGTGCTATCGGGAAGCTCGCCGATGCGGATGGCGAGATCGATGTGTTCCTCGATCAGCTGGGTTATCCGGTCCGCGAGCGTCAGCTGGATGTCCACATCGGGGTAGGCCGCAAGGAATTCGGTGACGACCGGCAGCACATGCAGGCGGCCAAAGACGATCGGCGCGGTGATGATCAGTTCGCCCGTAGGCGCGCTGTATTCGCCGGCGGCGGCGCGCTCGGCCTCGCCGACCTCACCCAGAATGCGACGGCAGGCGACGAGATAGGCGTGACCGGCATCGGTCAGCGTCAGCTGCCGCGTCGAGCGGTTCAAGAGGCGTGTTTTCAGTTGCCGCTCCAGGTCGGAGACCTTGCGGCTGACTGTCGCCAGCGGGACACCGAAACGACGCCCGGCAGCGGAAAGGCTGCCGGCCTCCACGGCGGCAACGAAAAGCGACATGGCTTCGAGACGATCCATCATTCTTCCGGAAAGTGGAAGGACAAGTGGCAGGTATGTCACCTACATTGAAAAGATGGAAGGCTCTATCTCTGACGGGTAACACCGGCAGTTTGCCTTGGAGGAGTTTCCATGAACGCTCATGCCTTCACCAGCGACGTCGCCTTCACGCCAACCGTCAAGGCGATCCAGACCCGCAAGGGCTCCCGGCAGGCCTATGCCCGCGTCGAGGAACGTGGTGGCTGGCAGGCTGAGATCACGCCCGACCTCGCCGCCTTCATCGAGGCGCAGACCAGCGTCTTCCTGTCGACGGCCAACGGCGACGGCCAGCCCTACATCCAGCACCGCGGCGGGCCTGCCGGCTTCCTCAAGGTACTTGACGAGCAGACGATCGGCTTCACGGACTTTGCCGGCAACAGGCAGTTCATCACCCAGGGCAATCTGGACGACAACCCGCAGGCTTTCCTGTTCCTGATCGACTACGCCCATCGGCAGCGCATCAAGATCTGGGGCTCGGCACGCGTCGTCGAAGACGACGCCGAACTGACGGCAAAGCTGATGCCGCAGGACTACAAGGCACGTCCCGAGCAGGTCATCCTATTCACGGTCTCGGCCTGGGATTCCAACTGCTCGCAGCATATTCCGCAGCGCTTCGAAGCGGCCGACGTGGCCGCAGCGCTTGCCGAACGTGACAGGCGGATAGAGCGCCTCGAACAGGAGGTCGCGCGCCTGGGTGGAGCATCGGGCGTTGGCGGATGATCTGCGCCGATACAGTCAGCGCTTGACTGTTGAAACCTCGGCCAGCGCGATGCTGCCGCCGGTTTGGCGAACCGGCACGATGCCGCGCGCCAGCGCCAGCAGATATTTGCTGTACTCGGTCAGCAGCACGCGCAGCGCCTCGGGCTTGGTCAGCCAGCCGCCATTGCCGAGATTGGTGTTGACCACCGGATAGGGTTCGAGCCTGGCGCCGTGCAGCAGCCGGCCCATCTCCAGCAGGCTGCGCGGCATGTGGTAGTTGTTGGTGACGAGGATGACGGTGCCGTAGGCGTGGCTCTCCACCCATTTGGCGCTTTCCTCGGCATTGCCGATCGTGTCGAGCGCGGCGCGGTCGATGTCGACACAGCAGGAAAACAGCGCCTTGTTGCCGCCGGTCGCGGCCTGAAGCTGGCGGCGGCTGGCCGAAGGATGAACGCCGCTGATCAGCAGCCGCTCGCCCTTGCCGGAGGCCAGCAGATCGATTGCTGCATCAAGGCGCGACTGACCACCGGTGAGCACGATGATGGCGTCGGCCTTTGCGGGATTGGCCGGGGTCGTCAGATGGCTGACCGTGTTGGCAAACCAGCCGAAGCCACCGGCAAACAGCGCCACAAGCAGAAGCAGGAAGAGAGCGGAAATGCGCAGCGCAGCCATCATTCGGCCGCGCTCACGCGAACGGGCAACCACCACTGGCATCTGTCCAGCCGTTCCGGTTGAATTCCGCGCGTCCATCATCCTATGGTTAATCCTGAAATGTGGCCTTTGGAAGCTCACATTGCGTTACGGCAGTTTTCATCCGTGATAGCTCCTGGGCTGCATGTCGTTGTCCCAAGACCGCTGTGCACTGTTGGGCGACATGCATTAGCCTCCATCCGGTTGGCGAACATCGATGTCGCTGAGATAGGCGACGACAGTGGCGTGCGACGTCGCCGCCGTCAGTGCGCCGATCACCAGCACCATCAGGCCGACGCCGAGATAGCCTGCCGATCCGATGGCGAAATTGCCGAACAAGGCGGTCGCCTGATCGGCCTGAGGCGTTGCCATGTTGCGCGACGACCACCAGGAAAAGACGACGAAGACGAGTATCGCTGCGGCGCCGCCAGCGGCCGCGCCCTTCATGCCGGTGACGAGGAAATGCCGGCGAAATTCCCGCGCGATGAAGCGCGCCTCGGCGCCGACGAAATGCAGCACCTCGATGATGTGGCCGTTGCCGGCCATGGCGCCGCGCGTCGCGAACACCACGGTCAGCACGGTCGCCGACAGCATCAGCGCCAGTACGGCGATGCCGATGGTCACCGTCGTGCGGGCCATGGCGACCAGCCGGTCGACCCAGGTGCGATGATCGTCAAGTGATGCACTCGGCAGCTTGGGCGTGATCGCCGCGCGCATGGCGGCGAAATCGGGCGGGCTGCTCTCGTCGATGGTGACGATGATCAAACGCGGCACCGGCAGTTCATCGATGTTCAGGCCCGAGCCCAGCCACGGCTCCAGCAGACGTGCCGTTGCGTCGCGGTCGATGATCCGGGTAGCCTTAACGCCGGGGAACTCGCTGGCGAGTTGCGACGCCTGAGCAAGTGCAGCTTCCATGTCGAGGCCGTCGACGGGTTTGATCTGGATCGTCGCCTCTCGCGAAATCTGGTTCTCCCAGACCGAGGCGGTGTCGCGCACCAGCGTGACCGCGCCGAAGGTCAGGCACGACAGGAAGGTCATGATGGCGATGACCAGCACCAATGCCCGGCCGGCGATGTTCTGCGCCGGGACGATCGGCGCCATCTTGCGCTGGGCGCGCGGCTTCGCCTCGGCCTCCTCGATGGGCTGATCGCGGGGATGGTCGGCGGAAAGGTCAGTCATAGATATCGAGCCTTCCGCCGGCCAGGATCATGCGCCGCGCGTCGACCTGCTCCATCAGGCCGAGATCGTGGGTTGCGATCACCACCGCGGTGCCCAGCCGGTTGAGCTCGATGAATAGCCGCAAAAGCCTGCGCGCCAGTGGCGGATCGACATTGCCGGTCGGCTCGTCGGCAAGCAGGATCTCGGGCTGTTCGATGAGCGCCCGGGCGATCGCGGCGCGTTGTTTTTCACCACCGGACAGCACCGGTGGCAGCACATGCATGCGCTCGCCGAGGCCGACCCATTTCAGCAGCTCGGTGACGTCGGTGCGGTAGCTCGCTTCCTCGCGCCCGCGCACGCGCAGCGGCAGCGCCACATTCTCATAGGTGGTCATGTGGTCGAGCAGGCGAAAATCCTGGAACACGACGCCGATGCGGCGCCTCAGATGCGGCAGTTCGTTTCGCGAAATGCGCGAGCGGTCCTTGCCGAAGATGGTGATTAGGCCGCGCGTCGGCTTCAGCGACATGAACAACAGGCGCAGCAACGTCGTCTTGCCGGCGCCCGAAGGCCCGCTCAGGAACTGGAAGGAGCGCTCCGGAATGTGCAGGGAGATGTCGCGGAGGATTTCCGGACCCATGCCATAGCGGAGGCCGACATTTTCGAAGCGGATCACGTTCGACGACCTGAAACTCTTGGCGGCAACGAGCCAGCCTTTTCCTGGAAATGACCATCGGCCGGCATGGTTAACCCTTGGTTAATTTTCGAGCCTTTTCGGTTTGGCACAGGGTTTCCGGTGGGGAAGCGTTAACCATTTCCCTTTACGCAAAAGAAACGAAGAGCGAACAAGTGCTGCAATACTGGGGCCGTGATGGCTGAGGATCGAACCGCGCGCCCGGTTTCCGGCGAAATCATGACCGGACCAGCCGCCGCATCGGAATTGCGGGGTCCGCCAACCGACGTCATCGATGCCGATTATGAAGTGCTGCCGCGCTTTGCTCTGAAGGCGGAAGCCGTGCCGCCGCTTCCACGCGACATTGCCGCGCCGACGCTCGAAGGCATGGATATGCTGCGCAAGCCGGAAGCCGCATTGGGCCGGCCTCCGGCCGCGCGCGGCGGACCGATCTTCTGGATCGCCGGTGTCGGCGCAGCACTTGCCGCCTTCTGGGTCTCGGGTGGCCACGCGCTGGTGCGCCAACAGCCGTTCTGGGCAGCCGAGCAACAGGCTGGCGCTGCACTCAGCATTTCAGGCGTCACCTCCCGCGTCGATGCGTCCGGTCCCAGTCCGGTCCTGTTTGTCGATGGCGAAGCCGCCAATGACGGGGCGAAGGCCGCGCAGTTGCCACCGCTGGAAATCCGGGTCACCGGAAATGACAGCCACATCACCCGCTATACGTTGGGGACATCCAACCGTTCATTGGCGCCGGGCGAAAGATTTGGCTTTGCCAGCCGGCTCGACCTGCCTAGAAACGGGGTAAGGACCGTGTCGGTCACCTTCGCCAACTAGGCGACCATTCTGGGAAGGCGGAAAATGCCAGTCGTACGCGGCAAGGACATCGAAGTCCTGTTTTCGGCGTCCGCCATCGCGCGGCGGAATCTGGAGCTCGCCAAGGAGATCGCCGGGCACGATTACCATGACCTGCTGGTGATTTCGGTGCTGAAGGGATCCTTCATCTTCGCGGCCGACCTCATTCGTGCCATGCACGATGTCGGCCTGTCGCCCGAGGTCGAGTTCATCTTCATTTCCAGCTACGGCGCCGGCACCACCAGCGGCGAAGTGAGAGTGCTGCGCGACATCGACAATGAGGTCGCCGGCCGCGACGTGCTGTTGATCGACGACATCCTTGAATCGGGTAAGACGTTGTCTTTCACCCGCGAGCTGATGCTGTCGCGCGGCGCCAAGAGTTGTGCCATTGCAGTGCTGCTCGACAAGCGCATGCGCCGCCAGACCGCGCTCAACGCCGACTATGTCGGCTTCGACTGCCCCGATTATTTCGTCGTCGGCTATGGCATGGATGTCGCCCACGCCTTTCGCGAATTGCCGTTCGTCGGCATCGTCAAAGGTGATGCCTAGATTTCGTCTGTGATGCCGTTGGCGGTTCAGGAAAAGTCAACTTTTCCTCGCCAAGTATCGCGCCATGGCAAAGCTTCTAATCGTCGAGGACGATGAGTCCGTCCGCACCCTGGCCGCCCGCGCGTTCGAACGCGCGGGGCATAGCGTCGACATCGCCGCCGACGGCGCGCAAGGGCTCGCCCTGATCCGCGTAGCACTTGGCGGCTACGATCTTGTCGTCTCCGACATCCGTATGCCGGAGATGGACGGCATCGAAATGGCCAAGGCGGCCGCAGCCCAATTTCCGGCGATGAAGATCATGCTGATGACCGGCTATGCCGACCAGCGCGAGCGTGCCGAGGAGTTGAACGGCGTCATTCTCGACGTCGTGCAGAAGCCGTTCACGCTGGCCGAAATCCGCGCCCGTGTCGAACGGGCGCTTGCCTGCTTCGCCTGACTGCGGTCAGGCAGGATCGCTCGCGGCAAACGCCGCGCCCCTCTCCTTGCGCCGGCCGGCATTCAGCGCGAACAGACCAGCGCCGACGATGAGGGCCGCACCGATCACGGTTGTCGACTGCGGCACTTCGGCGAAGAACAGCAACCCCCACAGCGGCGACCAGATGATGCCGGTGTATTCGAAGGTGGCGACGCTGTTGGCCGGCGCCAGGCGGTAGGCCTGGGACAGGAGCAGCATGCCGGCCGAGGCGATGACGCCGCAGGCGGCCATTTTCAGGAAATCGATCGTCGTTGGCCAGGTCCAGGGCCTGACCAGGAACTCGAGGCTTGGATGGGCGGCGTGTTCGATGCCGAGCGCCATGAAAAGCCCGGCGATCAGAAGCGCGCCGGCGAGATAGACGCCGTTCTGATAGAAGGTCATCACCGGCGCGGTCACCGTGACGCTGACCTTGCGTGCCATCAATTGCGACAAGGCATAAAGCGCTGCCGAAAACAGCGACAGCAGCCCCGCCCATTCGAACACGCTGGCGCCGGGACGCAGCATGATGACGACGCCGATCATGCCGGCCGCCACCGACACCAGGCTTTTCCATGAGACGCGCTCGCCGAGATAGGGACCGGCCAGCAGCAGGATAAACAGCGGCGTGGTGAAGAACAGCGCCACCGCGTCGGCCAGCGGCAGTGCCGGCAGCGCCAGATAATAGGTGCCATAAGCCCCGAACATGATCAGCGCCCGGACCGTCAGGAAGCCGATGCTTTCGGCGAAGATGGCGCCAACACCGGTGTCCAGGTGAACGACGGCAAGAAGGATCGGCATGGCGACGATGGCGCGGATGGCGATCGCTTCGGTGACTGGATAGGCCCCGGAAATATCCTTGATCAGTGCGTCCTGCAGCGAAAACACTGCGACGCCGACGCAGAGGCAGAAAATACCGAGAAGGATGCGGTTCTGCATGGTCTTTCCAGACTGAAATCCTCGCCAATCCGTATCACATCCACATGCCGGCGGCTGTCAGGAGAAAAAGAACCCGCCACCGTTTCGGGCAGCGGGCACGAGTGAGGACTTTTCGATTGGTCCGCGGCTGATTTCGCAACCGCATGTCCAATGGGTGAGCTGACTATCATCCGACGTTTGACATGTTGCAAACGAATTGGAATGATGCCTGCGATCAGATTTTCTTATGGCGGCACCATGAAGCCTACGCTCGACAGCGATCTCCTGCGCACCTTCGTCGCCGTGGCCGAGACCGGCAATTTCACCAAGGCGGCGGCGCAGGCCGGCCGCACCCAGTCGGCGGTCTCGATGCAGATGAAGAAGCTCGAAGGCATGGTCGGCGATAGTCTGTTCGCGCGTGGTTCGCGCGGCGTGGTGCTGACGCGCCGCGGCGGCGAACTCATTGCCAACGCCAGGCGCATCGTTTCACTGCTCGACGAGACCGAGGCATCGATGGCGGCGCCGCCGCTCGGCGGACCGGTCCGTATCGGCATCCCGGCGGAATACGGCCACTCGATCCTGTCGCGCGCGCTTGGTGCCTTCGCCAAGCGCCATCCGCAGGTCGAGGTCACGGTGCGCTATGCCCATTCCGGCTCGCAGATGCGGGCGCTCGCTGCAGGCGACCTCGATCTCGCGGTGGTGTTCGAGTGGGAAGGTCTTTCGGGTGGCGAGGTGCTGATGCGCGATCCGAC containing:
- a CDS encoding lysophospholipid acyltransferase family protein, with amino-acid sequence MLLIRSLAFNLVFYVNLIVQMVVWTPYYFLSPRHRAWFVPKFWSRTSLWLYEKIAGTRSEITGQENLPEGSFILAPKHQSFWDAIAFFPFLNDPLYILKRELTWIPFFGWYILKMRMIPVHRGSRSKALKAVVAATRQEMARNPRQLIIYPEGTRRPPGDEPAYKYGIVELYTQLGVPVVPVAHVAGLYWPRRKFLRFPGTIKARFLPPIPPGLDKEEFMERLIGDTEAACDQLLIEASQAPNPPAMPPTAVKRLSELAAAAKA
- a CDS encoding LysR family transcriptional regulator produces the protein MDRLEAMSLFVAAVEAGSLSAAGRRFGVPLATVSRKVSDLERQLKTRLLNRSTRQLTLTDAGHAYLVACRRILGEVGEAERAAAGEYSAPTGELIITAPIVFGRLHVLPVVTEFLAAYPDVDIQLTLADRITQLIEEHIDLAIRIGELPDSTMVATRVGSIRRVVCASPAYLTEHGTPKTPKDLAAHSCISFEGPAALATWTFGTDKAELTVPIRSRLRVNTAEAAIDAAIAGVGMTRVLSYQISAAVRSGALYPVLEAFEPAPWPVSLVHAGQGLLPVKLRAFLDFAAPRVKERLAQATWRS
- a CDS encoding pyridoxamine 5'-phosphate oxidase family protein, which encodes MNAHAFTSDVAFTPTVKAIQTRKGSRQAYARVEERGGWQAEITPDLAAFIEAQTSVFLSTANGDGQPYIQHRGGPAGFLKVLDEQTIGFTDFAGNRQFITQGNLDDNPQAFLFLIDYAHRQRIKIWGSARVVEDDAELTAKLMPQDYKARPEQVILFTVSAWDSNCSQHIPQRFEAADVAAALAERDRRIERLEQEVARLGGASGVGG
- a CDS encoding YdcF family protein, encoding MMDARNSTGTAGQMPVVVARSRERGRMMAALRISALFLLLLVALFAGGFGWFANTVSHLTTPANPAKADAIIVLTGGQSRLDAAIDLLASGKGERLLISGVHPSASRRQLQAATGGNKALFSCCVDIDRAALDTIGNAEESAKWVESHAYGTVILVTNNYHMPRSLLEMGRLLHGARLEPYPVVNTNLGNGGWLTKPEALRVLLTEYSKYLLALARGIVPVRQTGGSIALAEVSTVKR
- a CDS encoding cell division protein FtsX gives rise to the protein MTDLSADHPRDQPIEEAEAKPRAQRKMAPIVPAQNIAGRALVLVIAIMTFLSCLTFGAVTLVRDTASVWENQISREATIQIKPVDGLDMEAALAQASQLASEFPGVKATRIIDRDATARLLEPWLGSGLNIDELPVPRLIIVTIDESSPPDFAAMRAAITPKLPSASLDDHRTWVDRLVAMARTTVTIGIAVLALMLSATVLTVVFATRGAMAGNGHIIEVLHFVGAEARFIAREFRRHFLVTGMKGAAAGGAAAILVFVVFSWWSSRNMATPQADQATALFGNFAIGSAGYLGVGLMVLVIGALTAATSHATVVAYLSDIDVRQPDGG
- the ftsE gene encoding cell division ATP-binding protein FtsE, translating into MIRFENVGLRYGMGPEILRDISLHIPERSFQFLSGPSGAGKTTLLRLLFMSLKPTRGLITIFGKDRSRISRNELPHLRRRIGVVFQDFRLLDHMTTYENVALPLRVRGREEASYRTDVTELLKWVGLGERMHVLPPVLSGGEKQRAAIARALIEQPEILLADEPTGNVDPPLARRLLRLFIELNRLGTAVVIATHDLGLMEQVDARRMILAGGRLDIYD
- the hpt gene encoding hypoxanthine phosphoribosyltransferase codes for the protein MPVVRGKDIEVLFSASAIARRNLELAKEIAGHDYHDLLVISVLKGSFIFAADLIRAMHDVGLSPEVEFIFISSYGAGTTSGEVRVLRDIDNEVAGRDVLLIDDILESGKTLSFTRELMLSRGAKSCAIAVLLDKRMRRQTALNADYVGFDCPDYFVVGYGMDVAHAFRELPFVGIVKGDA
- a CDS encoding response regulator — protein: MAKLLIVEDDESVRTLAARAFERAGHSVDIAADGAQGLALIRVALGGYDLVVSDIRMPEMDGIEMAKAAAAQFPAMKIMLMTGYADQRERAEELNGVILDVVQKPFTLAEIRARVERALACFA
- a CDS encoding DMT family transporter, whose translation is MQNRILLGIFCLCVGVAVFSLQDALIKDISGAYPVTEAIAIRAIVAMPILLAVVHLDTGVGAIFAESIGFLTVRALIMFGAYGTYYLALPALPLADAVALFFTTPLFILLLAGPYLGERVSWKSLVSVAAGMIGVVIMLRPGASVFEWAGLLSLFSAALYALSQLMARKVSVTVTAPVMTFYQNGVYLAGALLIAGLFMALGIEHAAHPSLEFLVRPWTWPTTIDFLKMAACGVIASAGMLLLSQAYRLAPANSVATFEYTGIIWSPLWGLLFFAEVPQSTTVIGAALIVGAGLFALNAGRRKERGAAFAASDPA
- a CDS encoding LysR family transcriptional regulator, whose translation is MKPTLDSDLLRTFVAVAETGNFTKAAAQAGRTQSAVSMQMKKLEGMVGDSLFARGSRGVVLTRRGGELIANARRIVSLLDETEASMAAPPLGGPVRIGIPAEYGHSILSRALGAFAKRHPQVEVTVRYAHSGSQMRALAAGDLDLAVVFEWEGLSGGEVLMRDPTVWVTSTLHHMHEERPVPIALYNRDGWCRDFAIKSLEQRGVGYRVAYTSDTNGGLTLAVTSGLAIAPISRSNIPAGCRELSAADGFGDIDSSNVVLHRNPTVSGEAIDGMEEAIREAFINKPGVWPTSGTDPTSP